From the Salvelinus fontinalis isolate EN_2023a chromosome 35, ASM2944872v1, whole genome shotgun sequence genome, one window contains:
- the LOC129834534 gene encoding DNA-binding protein RFX7-like isoform X3, whose product MTEDQQQHDQHPKLGSGISTLPSLVPGLQGTEASALQLKIKNSICKSVQSKVDSILQDVETFTDIEKLYLYLKLPSGPSNSEKSSDQSSMSSSRTQQMHAFNWIRSHLEEHPETSLPKQEVYDEYKSYCDNLCYHPLSAADFGKIMKNVFPNMKARRLGMRGKSKYCYSGLRKKAFVHMPSLPNLELHKTGDGCEVLEASGQLCSAEEEVRSAACGLVCEWAQKVLSRQFDAVEDLARFLLNSHYIGTKSVTALTVMTGTPTGVKMPLPSSAFAPTAEAHSFQSQVKTLPSPSIDAKQQLQRKIQKKQQEQMLHSPLPGEAQARRADGGTPGVGSITCRSPALLSPHPTIGIMVAAVPSPITVQRSRQLMSPSPVGTSEGKILPVNFQVVTQSMQPVKCPKTPQNIPASPVGDRSSRHRYAQILPKPSATSAITLRSPPTLLITNSPIKTVMQPTPHISSVNVVKMTTISLAPNCSTTTTLTNTTLRPASAGMGSTVALEESRPSPRARSGSAAPILSPLARSGRATTTPTIDIKMMEGEAISEGSPALGASRLTMTQEAAGGQRAGGAIPRAASVPMPHTKGSLGPEAMTATNCNGKSSLRNNTVAATAGSNNNTNNESTSYLTVSNQNTSTTLSPNGGTVATSLITSKSPRKRPGVGPESYPTPVKRVFISQQPLGGSDGYRHGIGAGVKKLPRVGTPVRPESAPAIGKVTLKLNSTVPTRILSLSDSPIGTRGFQTVVKPQNSVQRRDTPTTMDTSSIGNVSAPAGHARIQHQQHMTGNMQGMPNSSALLEQSAVSDLRNTMWVGGQLEGGKQQQQQAYAQQITDHKQASTPVMEPLAMLGQAPASSQLSMQTDMDYFHFNDDDMTQDSIVEELVQMEEQMKLNSSLQAFGADVTLQGHQSVIQGNMMSSNQTVTPYYQSVHNSTTPVHTPTPTPTPTSTSEMMGGGQGLTRESPCSRMAPTTPVDSALGSSRHTPIGTPHSNCSGSVPPSPVECRNPFAFTPINSSITGYHDGSIVSSSPVKPMQRPMATHPDKAKLEWMNNGYNNSGGNSINGISILPSYQDLVDDHFRKPHAFAIPGQSYQSQTRHHDGHYGRLTPISPVQQQAASMANLNKQEGFAVPAPLDNKTISTSSAGGTFRCRSVSPAVRQRNLSGNQGLQNIPRTVVSPFTSPVTPEMINIFANSHGDASNMAQRSQSVPVNVMMQTEVLPMQSQTNSKKITNVLLSKMDGDSDDAVRGLGINNLPSNYTARLNLTHILETTPSFPSSANHQTLMPSKTQNAYEFQKAGYLMKNSRNEQMILSAGDSQAQSATGEQQHQQSQPMLLAQNLQQQQQQLQLDFSTTVKDLLADGCLTPGNRLVGQVSELNAVGSDFRLTSDLSNSINDLNNLDTNLLFDPNQQQGQYEDSTLEELKNDPLFQQICSETANSNGFDWLESKDQPTVGLMG is encoded by the exons CAAGATGTGGAGACGTTTACAGACATCGAgaaactctacctctaccttaaGTTGCCTTCTGGTCCCAGCAACAGTGAAAAAAG CAGTGATCAGAGCTCCATGTCATCAAGCCGCACTCAGCAGATGCACGCGTTCAACTGGATTCGCAGTCACCTAGAGGAACACCCAGAAACCTCTCTGCCCAAACAGGAGGTCTATGACGAGTACAA GAGCTATTGTGACAATCTCTGCTACCACCCACTGAGTGCAGCGGACTTTGGAAAGATCATGAAAAATGTATTTCCAAACATGAAGGCACGTCGACTTGGTATGAGAGGCAAATCAAA GTACTGCTATAGTGGACTGAGGAAGAAAGCCTTTGTCCACATGCCATCTTTACCCAACCTGGAGTTACATAAAACAGGGGACGGG TGTGAGGTGCTGGAGGCCTCAGGTCAGCTGTGCAGTGCGGAGGAGGAGGTGCGCTCTGCGGCCTGTGGCCTGGTGTGTGAGTGGGCCCAGAAGGTGCTGAGCCGCCAGTTTGATGCTGTGGAGGACCTGGCTCGCTTCCTCCTCAACAGCCACTACATCGGCACCAAATCTGTGACAGCCCTTACTGTCATGACTGGTACACCAACAG GAGTTAAAATGCCACTGCCATCCTCAGCATTCGCACCAACAGCTGAAGCCCACTCCTTCCAGTCCCAAGTGAAGACCCTGCCCTCTCCCTCCATCGATGCCAAGCAGCAGCTCCAGCGGAAGATCCAGAAGAAGCAGCAGGAGCAGATGCTGCACTCCCCCCTCCCCGGAGAGGCTCAGGCCAGGCGGGCTGACGGGGGCACGCCTGGGGTCGGCTCCATTACCTGTAGAAGCCCAGCCCTGCTCTCCCCACATCCCACCATTGGCATTATGGTAGCTGCAGTCCCCAGCCCCATCACG GTACAAAGGAGCAGGCAGCTGATGTCCCCCAGTCCTGTGGGAACATCGGAGGGCAAGATTCTGCCTGTCAACTTCCAAGTGGTGACCCAGTCAATGCAGCCTGTCAAGTGTCCCAAGACCCCTCAGAATATCCCAGCCAGCCCTGTGGGGGACCGCTCTTCTCGCCACCGCTATGCCCAGATCCTGCCTAAACCCTCAGCCACCAGCGCCATCACCCTGCGCTCGCCCCCCACCCTGCTCATCACCAACAGCCCCATCAAGACCGTGATGCAGCCCACACCCCACATCAGCTCTGTCAACGTGGTCAAGATGACCACCATATCCCTGGCTCCCAACTGCAGCACTACAACCACCCTAACCAACACCACCTTAAGGCCTGCCTCTGCTGGCATGGGCAGCACTGTAGCCCTGGAGGAGAGCAGACCCAGCCCACGGGCCAGGAGTGGCTCTGCAGCCCCCATCCTGTCCCCCTTAGCCAGGTCAGGCCGggccaccaccacccctaccatcGACATCAAGATGATGGAGGGTGAAGCCATAAGTGAGGGCAGTCCGGCCCTTGGTGCTAGCAGGCTTACTATGACTCAGGAAGCTGCAGGGGGACAGAGGGCTGGAGGAGCTATACCAAGAGCTGCCAGTGTGCCCATGCCTCACACTAAAGGCTCCCTGGGACCGGaggcaatgactgcaaccaattGCAATGGCAAGTCCTCTTTGCGCAACAACACTGTGGCAGCTACAGCTGGTAGCAATAATAACACCAATAACGAAAGTACTTCGTATTTGACAGTCTCCAATCAGAATACCAGCACCACTCTGTCACCCAATGGCGGCACTGTTGCCACATCACTCATCACCTCCAAGAGCCCCAGGAAGCGCCCAGGCGTCGGCCCAGAGTCTTATCCCACGCCTGTCAAAAGGGTCTTCATCTCCCAGCAGCCTCTTGGGGGCTCCGATGGTTACAGACATGGGATTGGTGCAGGAGTGAAGAAACTCCCCAGGGTAGGAACCCCAGTCAGACCTGAAAGTGCACCAGCCATCGGAAAAGTTACTTTGAAACTGAACTCTACTGTCCCAACTCGAATTCTGTCACTCTCTGATTCCCCCATCGGAACCAGAGGCTTCCAGACTGTTGTCAAGCCACAGAACTCTGTGCAGAGAAGAGACACTCCGACCACCATGGACACTAGCAGCATCGGCAACGTTAGTGCCCCGGCTGGTCATGCACGAATTCAGCACCAGCAGCACATGACGGGTAACATGCAAGGCATGCCCAACAGCTCTGCTCTACTGGAGCAGTCTGCTGTGAGTGACCTAAGGAACACTATGTGGGTTGGGGGCCAGCTGGAGGGAGGtaagcaacagcagcagcaggccTACGCCCAGCAGATCACAGACCACAAGCAGGCATCCACACCGGTCATGGAGCCCCTGGCCATGTTGGGCCAGGCCCCAGCCTCAAGCCAGCTCTCCATGCAGACAGACATGGACTACTTCCATTTCAATGATGACGATATGACCCAGGACAGCATTGTGGAGGAGCTGGTGCAGATGGAGGAGCAGATGAAGCTCAACAGCAGTCTGCAGGCCTTCGGAGCTGACGTGACGCTGCAAGGCCATCAGTCTGTAATACAGGGAAACATGATGTCCTCCAACCAGACAGTGACCCCTTACTACCAATCAGTACACAACAGCACCACCCCtgtccacacccccaccccaactcCCACCCCCACATCCACCTCTGAGATGATGGGAGGAGGCCAGGGCCTGACTAGGGAGAGCCCCTGCTCCCGCATGGCCCCCACCACCCCGGTGGACAGTGCCCTGGGGAGCAGCCGACACACCCCCATCGGCACTCCACACTCCAACTGCAGCGGCAGCGTGCCCCCCAGCCCTGTGGAGTGCAGGAATCCCTTTGCCTTCACTCCCATTAACTCCAGCATTACAGGCTACCACGACGGCAGCATTGTCTCCAGCAGCCCCGTCAAGCCCATGCAGAGGCCCATGGCTACTCACCCAGACAAGGCCAAACTGGAGTGGATGAACAATGGTTATAACAACAGCGGGGGGAACTCCATCAACGGCATCAGTATCCTCCCCAGCTATCAGGACCTGGTCGACGACCACTTCCGAAAGCCCCATGCCTTCGCCATCCCTGGCCAGTCCTATCAGTCTCAGACGAGGCACCACGACGGACACTACGGCCGCCTGACACCCATCTCTCCGGTGCAGCAGCAGGCAGCCAGTATGGCCAACCTGAACAAGCAGGAGGGCTTTGCTGTGCCCGCCCCTCTGGACAACAAGACCATCAGCACATCCTCAGCAGGCGGGACCTTCCGCTGTCGTAGTGTGAGCCCTGCCGTGCGCCAGCGAAACCTGAGTGGCAACCAGGGCCTGCAGAACATCCCCCGAACAGTGGTGTCCCCCTTCACCTCCCCCGTGACCCCCGAGATGATCAACATCTTCGCCAACAGCCATGGGGACGCCAGCAACATGGCACAGAGGAGCCAGTCTGTGCCTGTCAACGTGATGATGCAGACGGAGGTGCTGCCCATGCAGAGCCAGACCAACAGCAAAAAGATCACCAACGTGCTCCTGAGCAAGATGGATGGGGACAGTGACGACGCGGTGCGGGGCCTGGGTATCAACAACCTGCCGTCCAATTACACAGCCCGCTTGAACCTCACCCACATCTTAGAGACCACTCCCAGCTTCCCCAGCAGTGCCAACCATCAGACTCTGATGCCTTCCAAAACTCAGAATGCGTACGAGTTTCAGAAGGCCGGTTACCTCATGAAGAACTCTAGGAACGAACAGATGATTCTCTCAGCAGGTGACAGCCAAGCACAATCAGCTACTGGAGAACAGCAGCATCAGCAGAGCCAGCCTATGCTGCTGGCCCAGAACcttcagcagcaacaacaacagctgcaGCTAGATTTCAGCACCACCGTTAAAGACCTCTTAGCAGACGGCTGCCTTACTCCTGGCAATAGGCTCGTGGGACAGGTGTCAGAACTTAACGCTGTGGGGTCTGATTTTCGACTGACCTCTGATCTTTCCAATAGCATCAATGACCTGAACAATTTGGACACAAACCTTCTGTTTGACCCCAATCAGCAGCAGGGACAATATGAAGACTCTACACTGGAGGAACTGAAGAATGATCCGCTGTTCCAGCAAATTTGCAGCGAGACTGCGAATTCCAATGGATTTGATTGGCTGGAAAGTAAAGACCAGCCCACAGTCGGGTTAATGGGTTAA
- the LOC129834534 gene encoding DNA-binding protein RFX7-like isoform X2: MTEDQQQHDQHPKLGSGISTLPSLVPGLQGTEASALQLKIKNSICKSVQSKVDSILQDVETFTDIEKLYLYLKLPSGPSNSEKRTERGSASPGELSCDQSSMSSSRTQQMHAFNWIRSHLEEHPETSLPKQEVYDEYKSYCDNLCYHPLSAADFGKIMKNVFPNMKARRLGMRGKSKYCYSGLRKKAFVHMPSLPNLELHKTGDGCEVLEASGQLCSAEEEVRSAACGLVCEWAQKVLSRQFDAVEDLARFLLNSHYIGTKSVTALTVMTGTPTGVKMPLPSSAFAPTAEAHSFQSQVKTLPSPSIDAKQQLQRKIQKKQQEQMLHSPLPGEAQARRADGGTPGVGSITCRSPALLSPHPTIGIMVAAVPSPITVQRSRQLMSPSPVGTSEGKILPVNFQVVTQSMQPVKCPKTPQNIPASPVGDRSSRHRYAQILPKPSATSAITLRSPPTLLITNSPIKTVMQPTPHISSVNVVKMTTISLAPNCSTTTTLTNTTLRPASAGMGSTVALEESRPSPRARSGSAAPILSPLARSGRATTTPTIDIKMMEGEAISEGSPALGASRLTMTQEAAGGQRAGGAIPRAASVPMPHTKGSLGPEAMTATNCNGKSSLRNNTVAATAGSNNNTNNESTSYLTVSNQNTSTTLSPNGGTVATSLITSKSPRKRPGVGPESYPTPVKRVFISQQPLGGSDGYRHGIGAGVKKLPRVGTPVRPESAPAIGKVTLKLNSTVPTRILSLSDSPIGTRGFQTVVKPQNSVQRRDTPTTMDTSSIGNVSAPAGHARIQHQQHMTGNMQGMPNSSALLEQSAVSDLRNTMWVGGQLEGGKQQQQQAYAQQITDHKQASTPVMEPLAMLGQAPASSQLSMQTDMDYFHFNDDDMTQDSIVEELVQMEEQMKLNSSLQAFGADVTLQGHQSVIQGNMMSSNQTVTPYYQSVHNSTTPVHTPTPTPTPTSTSEMMGGGQGLTRESPCSRMAPTTPVDSALGSSRHTPIGTPHSNCSGSVPPSPVECRNPFAFTPINSSITGYHDGSIVSSSPVKPMQRPMATHPDKAKLEWMNNGYNNSGGNSINGISILPSYQDLVDDHFRKPHAFAIPGQSYQSQTRHHDGHYGRLTPISPVQQQAASMANLNKQEGFAVPAPLDNKTISTSSAGGTFRCRSVSPAVRQRNLSGNQGLQNIPRTVVSPFTSPVTPEMINIFANSHGDASNMAQRSQSVPVNVMMQTEVLPMQSQTNSKKITNVLLSKMDGDSDDAVRGLGINNLPSNYTARLNLTHILETTPSFPSSANHQTLMPSKTQNAYEFQKAGYLMKNSRNEQMILSAGDSQAQSATGEQQHQQSQPMLLAQNLQQQQQQLQLDFSTTVKDLLADGCLTPGNRLVGQVSELNAVGSDFRLTSDLSNSINDLNNLDTNLLFDPNQQQGQYEDSTLEELKNDPLFQQICSETANSNGFDWLESKDQPTVGLMG, encoded by the exons CAAGATGTGGAGACGTTTACAGACATCGAgaaactctacctctaccttaaGTTGCCTTCTGGTCCCAGCAACAGTGAAAAAAG GACTGAGAGAGGGTCTGCCAGTCCTGGAGAACTGTCATG TGATCAGAGCTCCATGTCATCAAGCCGCACTCAGCAGATGCACGCGTTCAACTGGATTCGCAGTCACCTAGAGGAACACCCAGAAACCTCTCTGCCCAAACAGGAGGTCTATGACGAGTACAA GAGCTATTGTGACAATCTCTGCTACCACCCACTGAGTGCAGCGGACTTTGGAAAGATCATGAAAAATGTATTTCCAAACATGAAGGCACGTCGACTTGGTATGAGAGGCAAATCAAA GTACTGCTATAGTGGACTGAGGAAGAAAGCCTTTGTCCACATGCCATCTTTACCCAACCTGGAGTTACATAAAACAGGGGACGGG TGTGAGGTGCTGGAGGCCTCAGGTCAGCTGTGCAGTGCGGAGGAGGAGGTGCGCTCTGCGGCCTGTGGCCTGGTGTGTGAGTGGGCCCAGAAGGTGCTGAGCCGCCAGTTTGATGCTGTGGAGGACCTGGCTCGCTTCCTCCTCAACAGCCACTACATCGGCACCAAATCTGTGACAGCCCTTACTGTCATGACTGGTACACCAACAG GAGTTAAAATGCCACTGCCATCCTCAGCATTCGCACCAACAGCTGAAGCCCACTCCTTCCAGTCCCAAGTGAAGACCCTGCCCTCTCCCTCCATCGATGCCAAGCAGCAGCTCCAGCGGAAGATCCAGAAGAAGCAGCAGGAGCAGATGCTGCACTCCCCCCTCCCCGGAGAGGCTCAGGCCAGGCGGGCTGACGGGGGCACGCCTGGGGTCGGCTCCATTACCTGTAGAAGCCCAGCCCTGCTCTCCCCACATCCCACCATTGGCATTATGGTAGCTGCAGTCCCCAGCCCCATCACG GTACAAAGGAGCAGGCAGCTGATGTCCCCCAGTCCTGTGGGAACATCGGAGGGCAAGATTCTGCCTGTCAACTTCCAAGTGGTGACCCAGTCAATGCAGCCTGTCAAGTGTCCCAAGACCCCTCAGAATATCCCAGCCAGCCCTGTGGGGGACCGCTCTTCTCGCCACCGCTATGCCCAGATCCTGCCTAAACCCTCAGCCACCAGCGCCATCACCCTGCGCTCGCCCCCCACCCTGCTCATCACCAACAGCCCCATCAAGACCGTGATGCAGCCCACACCCCACATCAGCTCTGTCAACGTGGTCAAGATGACCACCATATCCCTGGCTCCCAACTGCAGCACTACAACCACCCTAACCAACACCACCTTAAGGCCTGCCTCTGCTGGCATGGGCAGCACTGTAGCCCTGGAGGAGAGCAGACCCAGCCCACGGGCCAGGAGTGGCTCTGCAGCCCCCATCCTGTCCCCCTTAGCCAGGTCAGGCCGggccaccaccacccctaccatcGACATCAAGATGATGGAGGGTGAAGCCATAAGTGAGGGCAGTCCGGCCCTTGGTGCTAGCAGGCTTACTATGACTCAGGAAGCTGCAGGGGGACAGAGGGCTGGAGGAGCTATACCAAGAGCTGCCAGTGTGCCCATGCCTCACACTAAAGGCTCCCTGGGACCGGaggcaatgactgcaaccaattGCAATGGCAAGTCCTCTTTGCGCAACAACACTGTGGCAGCTACAGCTGGTAGCAATAATAACACCAATAACGAAAGTACTTCGTATTTGACAGTCTCCAATCAGAATACCAGCACCACTCTGTCACCCAATGGCGGCACTGTTGCCACATCACTCATCACCTCCAAGAGCCCCAGGAAGCGCCCAGGCGTCGGCCCAGAGTCTTATCCCACGCCTGTCAAAAGGGTCTTCATCTCCCAGCAGCCTCTTGGGGGCTCCGATGGTTACAGACATGGGATTGGTGCAGGAGTGAAGAAACTCCCCAGGGTAGGAACCCCAGTCAGACCTGAAAGTGCACCAGCCATCGGAAAAGTTACTTTGAAACTGAACTCTACTGTCCCAACTCGAATTCTGTCACTCTCTGATTCCCCCATCGGAACCAGAGGCTTCCAGACTGTTGTCAAGCCACAGAACTCTGTGCAGAGAAGAGACACTCCGACCACCATGGACACTAGCAGCATCGGCAACGTTAGTGCCCCGGCTGGTCATGCACGAATTCAGCACCAGCAGCACATGACGGGTAACATGCAAGGCATGCCCAACAGCTCTGCTCTACTGGAGCAGTCTGCTGTGAGTGACCTAAGGAACACTATGTGGGTTGGGGGCCAGCTGGAGGGAGGtaagcaacagcagcagcaggccTACGCCCAGCAGATCACAGACCACAAGCAGGCATCCACACCGGTCATGGAGCCCCTGGCCATGTTGGGCCAGGCCCCAGCCTCAAGCCAGCTCTCCATGCAGACAGACATGGACTACTTCCATTTCAATGATGACGATATGACCCAGGACAGCATTGTGGAGGAGCTGGTGCAGATGGAGGAGCAGATGAAGCTCAACAGCAGTCTGCAGGCCTTCGGAGCTGACGTGACGCTGCAAGGCCATCAGTCTGTAATACAGGGAAACATGATGTCCTCCAACCAGACAGTGACCCCTTACTACCAATCAGTACACAACAGCACCACCCCtgtccacacccccaccccaactcCCACCCCCACATCCACCTCTGAGATGATGGGAGGAGGCCAGGGCCTGACTAGGGAGAGCCCCTGCTCCCGCATGGCCCCCACCACCCCGGTGGACAGTGCCCTGGGGAGCAGCCGACACACCCCCATCGGCACTCCACACTCCAACTGCAGCGGCAGCGTGCCCCCCAGCCCTGTGGAGTGCAGGAATCCCTTTGCCTTCACTCCCATTAACTCCAGCATTACAGGCTACCACGACGGCAGCATTGTCTCCAGCAGCCCCGTCAAGCCCATGCAGAGGCCCATGGCTACTCACCCAGACAAGGCCAAACTGGAGTGGATGAACAATGGTTATAACAACAGCGGGGGGAACTCCATCAACGGCATCAGTATCCTCCCCAGCTATCAGGACCTGGTCGACGACCACTTCCGAAAGCCCCATGCCTTCGCCATCCCTGGCCAGTCCTATCAGTCTCAGACGAGGCACCACGACGGACACTACGGCCGCCTGACACCCATCTCTCCGGTGCAGCAGCAGGCAGCCAGTATGGCCAACCTGAACAAGCAGGAGGGCTTTGCTGTGCCCGCCCCTCTGGACAACAAGACCATCAGCACATCCTCAGCAGGCGGGACCTTCCGCTGTCGTAGTGTGAGCCCTGCCGTGCGCCAGCGAAACCTGAGTGGCAACCAGGGCCTGCAGAACATCCCCCGAACAGTGGTGTCCCCCTTCACCTCCCCCGTGACCCCCGAGATGATCAACATCTTCGCCAACAGCCATGGGGACGCCAGCAACATGGCACAGAGGAGCCAGTCTGTGCCTGTCAACGTGATGATGCAGACGGAGGTGCTGCCCATGCAGAGCCAGACCAACAGCAAAAAGATCACCAACGTGCTCCTGAGCAAGATGGATGGGGACAGTGACGACGCGGTGCGGGGCCTGGGTATCAACAACCTGCCGTCCAATTACACAGCCCGCTTGAACCTCACCCACATCTTAGAGACCACTCCCAGCTTCCCCAGCAGTGCCAACCATCAGACTCTGATGCCTTCCAAAACTCAGAATGCGTACGAGTTTCAGAAGGCCGGTTACCTCATGAAGAACTCTAGGAACGAACAGATGATTCTCTCAGCAGGTGACAGCCAAGCACAATCAGCTACTGGAGAACAGCAGCATCAGCAGAGCCAGCCTATGCTGCTGGCCCAGAACcttcagcagcaacaacaacagctgcaGCTAGATTTCAGCACCACCGTTAAAGACCTCTTAGCAGACGGCTGCCTTACTCCTGGCAATAGGCTCGTGGGACAGGTGTCAGAACTTAACGCTGTGGGGTCTGATTTTCGACTGACCTCTGATCTTTCCAATAGCATCAATGACCTGAACAATTTGGACACAAACCTTCTGTTTGACCCCAATCAGCAGCAGGGACAATATGAAGACTCTACACTGGAGGAACTGAAGAATGATCCGCTGTTCCAGCAAATTTGCAGCGAGACTGCGAATTCCAATGGATTTGATTGGCTGGAAAGTAAAGACCAGCCCACAGTCGGGTTAATGGGTTAA